A window of the Gemmatirosa kalamazoonensis genome harbors these coding sequences:
- a CDS encoding amidase, whose translation MDRRAFVAAVAISGLGTRDSGLAPPESRVPSPESRVPGPELEEATLDDLQGMMASGRHTSRSITQLYLDRIATLDRADGDRPGVNSVIELNPDALQIADAMDAERKAGRVRGPLHGVPVLVKDNIDTADRMETTAGSLALVGAAKPKDAFVAERLRAAGAVLLGKTNLSEWANFRSTHSVSGWSGRGGQTRNPYALDRNPCGSSSGSGAAASASFCAVAVGTETDGSVVCPSSTNGLVGIKPTLGLVSRAGIVPIAHSQDTAGPMTRTVRDAAILLGVLAGADPRDPLTASSRGHAERDYTRHLDANGLKGARIGVSRKSMGFSRDVDRLVEDALDVMKRAGATIVDPANLPTDGQFDAAEGEVLRYEFKADLNAYLAARGVRLDGAPATLQSLIDWNARHADREMPYFGQELFEQSQAKGPLTTPAYRSALAKSKRLAGTEGIDAALRAHRLDALVAPTGQPAWTIDLLNGDHFTGGYSSASAVAGYAHVTVPAGMVHGLPVGLSFFAGAWSEPTLLRLAYAFEQATKHRRAPRFLASANLAE comes from the coding sequence ATGGACCGTCGCGCCTTCGTCGCCGCAGTGGCGATATCGGGACTCGGGACTCGGGACTCGGGACTCGCGCCCCCCGAGTCCCGAGTCCCGAGTCCCGAGTCCCGAGTCCCCGGTCCCGAGCTCGAAGAAGCGACGCTCGACGACCTGCAGGGGATGATGGCGTCGGGCCGCCACACGTCGCGCTCCATCACGCAGCTCTACCTCGACCGCATCGCGACGCTCGACCGCGCCGACGGCGATCGGCCCGGCGTGAACTCGGTGATCGAGCTCAATCCCGATGCGCTGCAGATCGCCGACGCGATGGACGCCGAGCGGAAGGCGGGGCGCGTGCGCGGGCCGCTGCACGGCGTGCCGGTGCTCGTGAAGGACAACATCGACACCGCGGACCGCATGGAGACGACGGCGGGGTCGCTCGCCCTCGTCGGCGCGGCGAAGCCGAAGGACGCGTTCGTCGCGGAGCGGCTGCGCGCGGCGGGCGCGGTATTGCTCGGCAAGACGAACCTCAGCGAGTGGGCGAACTTCCGATCCACGCACTCGGTGAGCGGGTGGAGCGGCCGCGGCGGACAGACGCGCAACCCGTACGCGCTCGACCGCAACCCGTGCGGCTCGAGCTCCGGCTCGGGCGCGGCCGCATCGGCGAGCTTCTGCGCCGTCGCCGTCGGCACGGAGACCGACGGCTCGGTGGTGTGTCCGTCGTCGACGAACGGGCTCGTGGGGATCAAGCCGACGTTGGGCCTCGTGAGCCGCGCCGGCATCGTGCCCATCGCGCACAGCCAGGACACCGCCGGGCCGATGACGCGCACCGTGCGCGACGCGGCGATCCTGCTCGGCGTGCTCGCGGGCGCGGACCCGCGCGATCCGCTCACCGCGTCGTCGCGCGGGCACGCGGAGCGCGACTACACGCGCCATCTCGACGCGAACGGGCTGAAGGGCGCGCGCATCGGCGTGTCGCGCAAGTCGATGGGCTTCAGCCGCGACGTCGACCGGCTCGTGGAGGACGCGCTCGACGTGATGAAGCGCGCCGGCGCGACGATCGTGGATCCGGCGAACCTCCCGACCGACGGGCAGTTCGACGCGGCGGAGGGGGAGGTGCTGCGCTACGAGTTCAAGGCGGACCTGAACGCGTACCTCGCCGCGCGCGGCGTTAGGCTCGACGGCGCGCCGGCGACGCTGCAGTCGCTGATCGACTGGAACGCGCGGCACGCCGACCGCGAGATGCCGTACTTCGGCCAGGAGCTGTTCGAGCAGTCGCAGGCAAAGGGGCCGCTGACGACGCCGGCGTACCGGAGCGCGCTCGCGAAGAGCAAACGGCTGGCGGGAACCGAGGGGATCGATGCGGCGTTACGGGCGCACCGACTCGACGCGCTCGTCGCGCCGACGGGACAGCCGGCGTGGACGATCGACCTGCTGAACGGCGATCACTTCACCGGGGGCTACTCGTCGGCGTCGGCGGTGGCGGGGTACGCACACGTCACGGTGCCCGCGGGCATGGTGCACGGGCTGCCGGTGGGGCTATCGTTCTTCGCGGGTGCGTGGAGCGAGCCCACGCTGCTGCGGCTGGCGTACGCGTTCGAGCAGGCCACGAAGCACCGCCGGGCGCCGAGGTTTCTGGCGTCGGCGAATCTCGCCGAATGA
- a CDS encoding DinB family protein, which produces MTAPKLEVWQRGPVAGVPALLQPAAHAMLQAREELEAIARGLTTEQLWARPAGVAAVGFHVAHVAGVLDRLLTYARGESLSREQRVALGAEPEPGDPPRDAAALLDALARAVDRALDQLRATDPATLVEPRELGRLKIPTTVGGLLFHAAEHAQRHVGQALVTARVASGGA; this is translated from the coding sequence ATGACCGCGCCGAAGCTCGAGGTGTGGCAGCGCGGGCCGGTGGCCGGCGTGCCGGCGCTGCTGCAGCCGGCGGCGCACGCGATGCTGCAGGCGCGCGAGGAGCTCGAGGCGATCGCGCGCGGGCTCACCACGGAGCAGCTGTGGGCGCGTCCGGCCGGCGTCGCGGCGGTGGGGTTCCACGTCGCGCACGTGGCGGGCGTGCTCGACCGGCTGCTCACGTACGCGCGCGGCGAGTCGCTGTCGCGCGAGCAGCGCGTGGCGTTAGGCGCCGAGCCCGAGCCCGGTGACCCGCCGCGCGACGCTGCGGCGCTGCTCGACGCGCTCGCGCGCGCCGTCGACCGCGCGCTCGATCAGCTGCGCGCGACCGATCCGGCGACGCTCGTCGAGCCGCGCGAGCTCGGCCGGCTGAAGATCCCGACCACCGTGGGAGGACTCCTCTTCCACGCGGCGGAGCACGCGCAGCGGCACGTCGGTCAGGCGCTCGTCACGGCGCGCGTGGCGAGCGGCGGGGCGTAG
- a CDS encoding GNAT family N-acetyltransferase translates to MSAPRFRVAEPADAEQLIGLMVRTFRETYSSDHFGICRPADVEEYIAEYFGPEVQQAELADPAMRTILADCDGELAGYGQLRLGSASPAAPGPRPCEVARFYVDRPWQGRGLAAQLMRECIRAAGDADPLWLGVYEHNRRARAFYAKCGFVPVGRSTFRMGGDVQDDCILALQPNRP, encoded by the coding sequence ATGTCCGCGCCCCGTTTCCGCGTGGCCGAGCCCGCCGACGCGGAGCAGCTCATCGGGCTCATGGTCAGAACGTTCCGCGAGACGTACAGCTCCGACCACTTCGGCATCTGCCGGCCGGCCGACGTCGAGGAATACATCGCCGAGTACTTCGGTCCGGAGGTTCAGCAGGCCGAGCTCGCCGACCCGGCGATGCGGACCATCCTCGCCGACTGCGACGGTGAGCTGGCCGGGTACGGGCAGCTGCGGCTCGGGTCGGCGTCGCCGGCCGCGCCGGGTCCGCGGCCGTGCGAGGTCGCGCGCTTCTACGTGGACCGGCCGTGGCAGGGGCGCGGGCTCGCCGCGCAGCTCATGCGCGAGTGCATCCGCGCCGCGGGCGACGCCGACCCCCTGTGGCTCGGCGTGTACGAGCACAACCGTCGGGCGCGGGCGTTCTACGCGAAGTGCGGCTTCGTGCCCGTCGGGCGCTCGACGTTCCGGATGGGCGGCGACGTGCAGGACGATTGCATCCTGGCCCTTCAACCGAATCGACCGTGA
- a CDS encoding outer membrane lipoprotein-sorting protein: protein MPSPRLLPGRRLAMGLAFAAVASGACARARPTPAPAEVRITSGEQLLGAMHDRYAGKWYRTMTFRQTTTQVPPQGGAERKSTWYETMMLPGRLRIDTDLERGGGTLYANDSTYLILNNALRRSFAGRNPLLVLGFDVYGQPATRTAAILKDLGFPMSPVRDGVWEGRPVWIVGGSGATDLHSPQIWVDKERLVFVRLLQPFVGDTTKTSDIRFTDYRPAGNGWVAARVEAYVGDQRTLVEEYSDIRVDPPVSETMFDPRKWNAAPHWAKSK from the coding sequence ATGCCTTCCCCGCGTCTCCTCCCCGGCCGACGTCTCGCGATGGGACTCGCCTTCGCGGCGGTCGCCTCCGGCGCCTGCGCCCGCGCCCGTCCGACCCCGGCGCCCGCCGAGGTCCGCATCACATCGGGCGAGCAGCTGCTCGGCGCGATGCACGACCGCTACGCCGGCAAGTGGTATCGCACGATGACGTTCCGGCAGACGACCACGCAGGTGCCGCCCCAGGGAGGCGCGGAGCGGAAGAGCACGTGGTACGAGACGATGATGCTGCCCGGACGGCTGCGCATCGACACGGATCTCGAGCGCGGCGGCGGGACGCTGTACGCGAACGACAGCACGTATCTCATCCTGAACAACGCGCTGCGCCGGAGCTTCGCCGGTCGCAACCCACTGCTCGTGCTCGGCTTCGACGTCTACGGGCAGCCGGCGACGCGCACGGCGGCGATCCTCAAGGATCTCGGCTTCCCGATGTCGCCGGTGCGCGACGGGGTGTGGGAGGGGCGGCCCGTGTGGATCGTCGGCGGCAGCGGCGCGACGGACCTGCACTCGCCGCAGATCTGGGTGGACAAGGAGCGCCTCGTGTTCGTGCGGCTGCTGCAGCCGTTCGTGGGCGACACGACGAAGACGAGCGACATCCGCTTCACCGACTACCGCCCGGCGGGGAACGGCTGGGTGGCGGCGCGCGTGGAGGCGTACGTCGGAGACCAGCGCACGCTCGTCGAGGAGTACAGCGACATCCGCGTCGATCCGCCGGTGAGCGAGACGATGTTCGACCCGCGGAAGTGGAACGCGGCGCCGCACTGGGCGAAGAGCAAGTAG
- a CDS encoding MFS transporter yields MSSVSIRGAHDPYAALRIPNFRWYTLGALALTLSGQVQELVVSWQVYDVTHDPLSLGLIGLAEALPFIAVALVAGHVADHIDRRRLALLSTAVLLGCAVALLALALFPLPPRTFVRLVYAIIFVSGIGRSFLQPARVALSSELVPRETLPNAVTWRSVTWQIAAVGGPALGGLLYGFAGATPAYVICVVLMVLACGAFWLMRHRSPAREHAAVPIAESLGVGLRFLKAQPVILGAMTLDLFSVLFGGATALLPVFADQILHVGPKGLGVLRAAPAAGAVLMSLALAHRPPFRRAGRALLVAVALFGCSMVGFGLSRSFALSVALLFFSGIVDMVSVVIRSTLLQVFTPEQLLGRVSSVNQIFIGSSNEIGAFESGVAAKLLGAAPSVVFGGAATLVVVAAIGWGVPTLRRLRGIEPPPTAAATA; encoded by the coding sequence ATGTCGTCCGTCTCGATCCGCGGCGCGCACGATCCGTATGCGGCGCTGCGCATCCCGAACTTCCGGTGGTACACGCTCGGCGCGCTGGCGCTGACGCTCTCGGGGCAGGTGCAGGAGCTCGTCGTCTCCTGGCAGGTCTACGACGTCACGCACGATCCGCTCTCGCTCGGCCTGATCGGGCTGGCCGAGGCGCTGCCGTTCATCGCGGTGGCGCTCGTCGCCGGGCACGTCGCCGACCACATCGACCGCCGGCGGCTCGCGCTCCTCTCGACCGCGGTGCTGCTCGGGTGCGCGGTGGCGCTGCTGGCGCTCGCGTTGTTCCCACTGCCGCCGCGCACGTTCGTGCGGCTGGTCTACGCGATCATCTTCGTCTCCGGCATCGGGCGCTCGTTCCTGCAGCCGGCGCGCGTGGCATTGAGCTCGGAGCTCGTGCCGCGCGAGACGCTGCCGAACGCGGTGACGTGGCGCAGCGTGACGTGGCAGATCGCCGCCGTCGGGGGGCCGGCGTTAGGCGGGCTGCTGTACGGCTTCGCCGGTGCGACGCCGGCATACGTCATCTGCGTCGTGCTGATGGTGCTCGCGTGCGGCGCGTTCTGGCTCATGCGCCACCGCTCGCCGGCGCGCGAGCATGCGGCGGTGCCGATCGCCGAGAGCCTGGGCGTCGGGCTCCGCTTCCTGAAGGCGCAGCCGGTGATACTCGGCGCGATGACGCTCGACCTGTTCTCGGTGCTGTTCGGCGGCGCGACCGCGCTGCTCCCAGTGTTCGCCGATCAGATCCTCCACGTCGGACCGAAGGGCTTGGGCGTGCTGCGCGCGGCGCCCGCGGCGGGAGCGGTGCTCATGTCGCTCGCCCTCGCGCACCGGCCGCCGTTCCGACGCGCCGGTCGCGCGCTGCTCGTCGCCGTCGCGCTGTTCGGGTGCTCGATGGTCGGGTTCGGGCTGTCGCGCAGCTTCGCGCTGTCGGTCGCGCTGCTGTTCTTCAGCGGCATCGTGGACATGGTGAGCGTCGTCATCCGCTCGACACTGCTGCAGGTCTTCACGCCCGAGCAGCTGCTCGGCCGCGTGTCGTCGGTGAACCAGATCTTCATCGGCTCGTCGAACGAGATCGGCGCCTTCGAGAGCGGCGTGGCGGCGAAGCTGCTCGGCGCCGCGCCGTCGGTGGTGTTCGGCGGCGCCGCGACGCTCGTCGTCGTCGCCGCGATCGGGTGGGGCGTACCGACACTGCGGCGGCTGCGCGGGATCGAGCCCCCCCCGACCGCGGCGGCGACCGCTTAA
- a CDS encoding DUF6188 family protein, with amino-acid sequence MSATFEEHSDRHVWTLHDHRVTQLVVELGAARLVTWTLHASLDVRLGVPFVVRQADGDDRPADPDEPEQLAPLLTLVGRWLETLTATADGALVLAFSDGTELRIAADPRYEAWQVQGGGALEGLAYVGRPGGGTPW; translated from the coding sequence ATGAGCGCCACCTTCGAGGAGCATTCCGACCGGCACGTCTGGACGCTGCACGATCACCGGGTGACGCAGCTCGTCGTCGAGCTGGGCGCGGCGCGGCTGGTGACGTGGACGCTGCACGCCTCGCTCGACGTCCGGCTCGGCGTGCCGTTCGTGGTGCGGCAGGCCGACGGCGACGACCGCCCGGCCGATCCCGACGAGCCGGAGCAGCTCGCTCCGCTGCTCACGCTCGTCGGGCGGTGGCTCGAGACGCTCACCGCGACCGCCGACGGGGCGCTCGTCCTCGCGTTCAGCGACGGCACCGAGCTGCGCATCGCGGCCGACCCACGCTACGAGGCGTGGCAGGTGCAGGGCGGCGGCGCGCTCGAGGGGCTGGCGTACGTGGGGCGGCCGGGCGGCGGCACGCCCTGGTGA
- a CDS encoding putative signal transducing protein, whose protein sequence is MSAPVVIASFANEYEAHVAQAVLDAHEIPSMLLRDDAGGMQVALSWLRGVRLAVRHEDAVRALYLLEHDAAPDDDDEEKTA, encoded by the coding sequence ATGTCTGCGCCCGTCGTGATCGCCAGCTTCGCGAACGAGTACGAGGCGCACGTCGCGCAGGCCGTCCTCGACGCGCACGAGATCCCGTCGATGCTGTTGCGCGACGACGCCGGCGGGATGCAGGTCGCCCTCAGCTGGCTCCGCGGCGTCCGCCTCGCCGTCCGCCACGAGGACGCCGTGCGGGCGCTCTATCTCCTCGAGCACGACGCCGCGCCGGACGACGACGACGAGGAGAAGACCGCATAG
- a CDS encoding DUF4397 domain-containing protein, with product MTDAHRSAALALLLVAAAVGCSDAPSAAGPGHAELRVVNGATTPVEVWADGMALLGRLEPATISPVLPLAPGSRRLELRPIGGGTAATTQLEASTAAPLLVAALGTTTGSVSAVALADTGAIPAPGTAKLQAVHLAAKAPAIYVWRKQADFPTPVTFMFPHPYGASTSYIQAPPGTWEVYVTPAGATSVTASNTLAHIAIPIAANQARRVAVLDSANTVRIVPLDTP from the coding sequence ATGACCGACGCGCACCGCTCCGCCGCACTCGCGCTGCTTCTCGTCGCCGCGGCCGTCGGATGCTCCGACGCGCCGTCGGCGGCCGGACCGGGGCACGCGGAGCTGCGCGTCGTGAACGGCGCCACCACGCCCGTCGAGGTCTGGGCGGACGGGATGGCGCTGCTCGGCCGGCTCGAGCCGGCGACGATCTCGCCGGTGCTCCCGCTGGCGCCGGGATCGCGACGCCTCGAGCTGCGCCCGATCGGCGGCGGCACTGCCGCCACGACGCAGCTCGAGGCGTCGACCGCGGCGCCGCTGCTCGTCGCGGCCCTCGGCACGACGACCGGCTCGGTCTCCGCGGTCGCCCTCGCCGACACCGGCGCGATCCCGGCGCCGGGAACGGCGAAGCTCCAGGCCGTGCACCTCGCGGCGAAGGCGCCGGCGATCTACGTGTGGCGCAAGCAGGCCGATTTCCCGACGCCGGTGACGTTCATGTTCCCGCACCCGTACGGCGCGAGCACGTCGTACATCCAGGCACCACCCGGGACGTGGGAGGTCTACGTCACCCCCGCCGGCGCGACCAGCGTGACGGCGTCGAACACGCTCGCCCACATCGCGATCCCGATCGCCGCGAACCAGGCTCGCCGCGTCGCGGTGCTCGACTCGGCGAACACGGTGCGCATCGTCCCGCTAGATACGCCGTAA